A portion of the Bubalus kerabau isolate K-KA32 ecotype Philippines breed swamp buffalo chromosome 1, PCC_UOA_SB_1v2, whole genome shotgun sequence genome contains these proteins:
- the KCNA1 gene encoding potassium voltage-gated channel subfamily A member 1, translating to MTVMSGENVDEASAAPGHPQDSSYPRPAEHDDHECCERVVINISGLRFETQLKTLAQFPNTLLGNPKKRMRYFDPLRNEYFFDRNRPSFDAILYYYQSGGRLRRPVNVPLDMFSEEIKFYELGEEAMEKFREDEGFIKEEERPLPEKEYQRQVWLLFEYPESSGPARVIAIVSVMVILISIVIFCLETLPELKDEKDFPGAVHRLDNTTVVYNANIFTDPFFIVETLCIIWFSFELVVRFFACPSKTDFFKNIMNFIDIVAIIPYFITLGTEIAEQEGNQKGEQATSLAILRVIRLVRVFRIFKLSRHSKGLQILGQTLKASMRELGLLIFFLFIGVILFSSAVYFAEAEEAESHFSSIPDAFWWAVVSMTTVGYGDMYPVTIGGKIVGSLCAIAGVLTIALPVPVIVSNFNYFYHRETEGEEQAQLLHVSAPNLASDSDLSRRSSSTLSKSEYMEIEEDMNNSIGHFRQANIRTGNCTTANQNCVNKSKLLTDV from the coding sequence atgACGGTGATGTCCGGAGAGAATGTGGACGAGGCTTCCGCTGCCCCAGGCCACCCTCAGGACAGCAGCTACCCGCGGCCGGCCGAGCACGACGACCACGAATGCTGCGAGCGCGTGGTCATCAACATCTCCGGGCTGCGCTTCGAGACGCAGCTCAAGACTCTGGCGCAGTTCCCCAACACGCTGCTGGGCAACCCTAAGAAACGCATGCGCTACTTCGACCCGCTGAGGAACGAGTACTTCTTCGACCGCAACCGGCCCAGCTTCGACGCCATCCTCTACTACTACCAGTCCGGGGGCCGGCTGCGCCGGCCGGTCAACGTGCCGCTGGACATGTTCTCCGAGGAGATCAAATTTTACGAGCTGGGCGAGGAGGCCATGGAGAAGTTCCGCGAGGACGAGGGCTTCATCAAGGAGGAGGAACGGCCCTTGCCCGAGAAGGAGTACCAGCGCCAGGTGTGGCTGCTCTTCGAGTACCCGGAGAGCTCGGGGCCCGCGCGGGTCATTGCCATCGTCTCCGTTATGGTCATCCTCATCTCCATCGTCATCTTCTGCCTGGAGACGCTGCCAGAGCTGAAGGACGAGAAGGACTTCCCGGGCGCCGTCCACCGCCTGGACAACACCACGGTGGTCTACAACGCCAACATCTTCACGGACCCCTTCTTCATCGTCGAGACGCTGTGCATCATCTGGTTCTCCTTCGAGCTGGTGGTGCGCTTCTTCGCCTGCCCCAGCAAGACGGACTTCTTCAAAAACATCATGAACTTCATCGACATCGTGGCCATCATCCCCTATTTCATCACCCTGGGCACCGAGATAGCAGAGCAGGAGGGGAACCAGAAGGGTGAGCAGGCCACCTCGCTGGCCATCCTCAGAGTTATCAGGTTGGTAAGGGTATTTAGGATCTTCAAACTCTCCCGCCACTCTAAGGGCTTGCAGATCCTGGGCCAGACCCTCAAGGCTAGTATGAGGGAGCTAGGGCTGCTCATCTTTTTCCTCTTCATCGGGGTCATACTGTTCTCTAGCGCAGTGTACTTTGCCGAGGCGGAAGAAGCTGAGTCGCACTTTTCCAGTATCCCTGATGCTTTCTGGTGGGCGGTGGTGTCCATGACCACCGTGGGATACGGTGACATGTACCCTGTGACAATTGGAGGCAAGATCGTGGGCTCCTTGTGTGCCATCGCTGGTGTGCTGACAATTGCCCTGCCCGTACCTGTCATTGTGTCCAATTTCAACTATTTCTACCACCGAGAAACTGAGGGGGAAgagcaggctcagttgctccacgtTAGCGCCCCTAACTTAGCCTCTGACAGTGACCTCAGTCGGCGCAGCTCGTCCACTCTCAGCAAATCTGAATACATGGAGATCGAAGAGGATATGAATAATAGCATAGGCCACTTTAGACAGGCCAATATCAGAACTGGCAATTGTACCACAGCTAACCAAAACTGTGTTAATAAGAGCAAGCTACTGACTGATGTTTAA